The Chaetodon auriga isolate fChaAug3 chromosome 22, fChaAug3.hap1, whole genome shotgun sequence genome contains a region encoding:
- the akap14 gene encoding A-kinase anchor protein 14: MDEDRHSANLNFTTESAHLVKALLERHRHFGTMEQVDKPPDGREWNIHWVASKDFTVEVGKKQIGAYIQTWEIQPRWRHSVDFLYSTEEEHHTFYHYRARFSTPSPREPIQGTAGVYFTVGISKVKPQTLPVEVLFVVESGRLVHTPGRTRFREKWLVDVIESKTLLRRAL; the protein is encoded by the coding sequence ATGGACGAGGACCGACATTCAGCGAATCTGAATTTCACAACGGAGTCGGCTCATCTTGTGAAAGCTCTGCTGGAGAGACACCGCCACTTCGGCACGATGGAGCAGGTGGATAAGCCTCCCGACGGTCGGGAGTGGAATATTCACTGGGTTGCTAGCAAAGACTTTACAGTCGAAGTGGGGAAAAAGCAGATTGGGGCGTATATTCAAACCTGGGAGATACAGCCCCGCTGGCGTCACAGCGTGGACTTTCTCTACTCAACTGAGGAGGAGCATCATACCTTCTACCACTACCGGGCCCGCTTCAGCACCCCGAGCCCGCGGGAGCCGATTCAGGGGACAGCTGGCGTCTACTTCACCGTGGGCATATCTAAAGTCAAACCCCAAACTCTGCCCGTGGAGGTGCTCTTCGTCGTGGAGTCCGGCAGACTGGTGCACACACCCGGGAGGACCAGGTTCAGAGAGAAGTGGCTGGTTGACGTTATTGAAAGCAAGACTTTGCTCCGAAGAGCTCTCTGA
- the pnpla8 gene encoding calcium-independent phospholipase A2-gamma yields MSRIRTTLDSVTKAVGSTDLISKFSRFKPGSTMVDSTHAEKALAKAETLASTNSATASPPETTMKDEEEEGERNAAEEESDKQCQQVAEKPFVATKKSTPNLASAANASASSSSSAVAKQTMQLFHPAGLSTNMDETYKTLAQHINSYFGTSTQVENGNDRPPQQHRGGDDPVSEPILSAGSRTAGDHIPILSPVAEAKNIDAPTTSPPSPSVKLSPPEGAPSSDMPAAESTPQSIPAPASSPKKGFTHYLSYPRPSVQAFVGSYIAPLVPKFRGDSKSISAEKDKSPAVAAEEPSVDKAAEKTESEEEKVKQQLLAQREKIIARVSVHNRTRALVKGLQRVTDVKLLTSRVEELSYHLLEFPETRGVAVKESVLPCLLRLRQARDLPLQAAVREALALVGYTDPVKGRGIRVLAIDGGGTRGLLALQTLHKLQNLTGKRIHQLFDYICGVSTGAILAFMLGIFQIPLEECEEMYRKLGADVFKQNVIVGTVKMGWSHAFYDSEIWENILKERMGEGHMIESARDPHCPKVSAVSAIVNRGLPLKAYVFRNYRLMPGVRSHYLGDCKHKMWQAIRASSAAPGYFQEFVLGKDLHQDGGLLINNPTALAIHECKCLWPNTPLQCVLSLGTGRYETAGKNNTTYTSLKAKLTNVISSATDTEEVHAMLDALLPPDTYFRFNPYMTEDIPLNESRVEKLNFLKSEGERYLERNEAKLRKAASVLGQEKSVIQRLAEWAKLKGDMYEGLPFISKL; encoded by the exons ATGTCTCGAATCAGGACGACACTGGACAGCGTCACCAAGGCAGTAGGCAGCACAGATCTCATCTCCAAGTTCTCCCGCTTCAAGCCTGGCAGTACCATGGTCGACAGCACCCACGCAGAAAAAGCCCTGGCCAAAGCCGAGACCTTAGCCTCTACCAACTCAGCTACTGCCTCGCCACCAGAAACCACCatgaaagatgaagaggaagaaggtgaGAGGAacgcagcagaggaggagtCAGACAAGCAGTGCCAACAAGTTGCAGAAAAGCCCTTCGTCGCCACAAAGAAGTCCACACCCAATTTGGCCTCGGCAGCAAATGCGTCTGCATCGAGCTCTTCCTCAGCTGTGGCGAAACAAACTATGCAGCTGTTTCACCCAGCAGGTCTGTCCACCAACATGGATGAGACGTATAAAACTCTGGCTCAACACATCAACAGTTACTTTGGCACCAGCACACAAGTGGAAAATGGCAACGACAGGCCCccgcagcagcacagaggaggagatgatccTGTTTCTGAGCCCATTCTGAGTGCTGGTTCTCGGACAGCGGGGGACCACATTCCTATTTTGTCACCAGTGGCAGAGGCTAAAAATATTGATGCACCCACtacctctcctccatctccatcagtAAAACTCAGTCCTCCAGAAGGGGCGCCGTCGTCGGACATGCCTGCAGCTGAAAGCACACCTCAGTCCATCCCTGCGCCTGCTAGCTCCCCTAAAAAAGGCTTCACCCACTATCTTTCCTACCCTCGGCCCAGCGTTCAGGCGTTCGTCGGCAGCTACATCGCACCCCTGGTCCCCAAATTCAGAGGCGATTCCAAAAGCATCTCAGCTGAGAAAGACAAGTCTCCAGCGGTCGCTGCGGAAGAGCCCTCTGTGGACAAGGCAGCGGAGAAGacagagagtgaagaagagaaagtgaagcaacagctgtTAGCTCAGAGAGAGAAG ATAATAGCCAGAGTGAGTGTCCATAACAGGACCAGAGCCCTGGTGAAAGGCCTTCAGAGAGTCACTGATGTCAAGCTCCTCACCAGTCGAGTGGAAGAGCTCAGCTATCACCTCCTGGAGTTCCCCGAGACGCGAGGTGTAGCTGTCAAG GAAAGCGTGCTGCCCTGCCTGCTGCGTTTGCGCCAGGCCAGAGACCTTCCTCTTCAGGCTGCTGTGAGAGAAGCGCTGGCCCTGGTTGGCTACACCGATCCCGTCAAAGGCAGAGGAATTCGGGTGCTGGCCAtcgatggaggaggaacaaG GGGACTGCTGGCTCTGCAGACTCTCCACAAACTGCAGAACCTGACTGGCAAACGAATCCACCAGCTGTTCGACTACATCTGTGGAGTCAGCACAG GAGCCATTTTGGCCTTCATGCTGGGCATTTTCCAGATCCCCTTAGAGGAGTGTGAGGAGATGTACAGGAAGCTGGGAGCGGATGTCTTCAAACAGAATGTCATCGTTGGAACTGTTAAAATGGGCTGGAGCCATGCTTTCTATGACAGTGAAATATGGGAAAACATCCTGAA AGAACGGATGGGCGAGGGCCATATGATCGAGAGCGCCAGGGACCCGCACTGCCCTAAA GTGTCAGCAGTGAGTGCCATTGTGAACAGGGGTTTACCCCTGAAGGCCTACGTTTTTAGGAACTACAGACTCATGCCTGGAGTGAGATCCCACTACCTTGGagactgcaaacacaaaatgtggCAGGCTATCAGGGCCTCGTCTGCCGCCCCGGGCTACTTCCAGGAATTTGTCCTGGGAAAAGACCTCCATCAG GATGGTGGACTCCTCATCAACAACCCCACGGCGTTGGCCATCCATGAGTGTAAGTGTCTGTGGCCTAACACaccactgcagtgtgtgttgtctctgGGCACCGGACGGTATGAGACGGCGGGCAAGAACAACACGACCTACACGAGCCTCAAGGCCAAGCTCACCAACGTCATCAGCAGcgccacagacacagagg AGGTGCACGCCATGCTGGACGCTCTCCTGCCCCCTGACACCTACTTCCGCTTCAACCCCTACATGACGGAGGACATCCCGCTGAACGAGAGCCGCGTCGAGAAGCTGAACTTCCTCAAGAGCGAGGGGGAGCGCTACCTGGAGCGCAACGAGGCCAAGCTGAGGAAGGCGGCCAGCGTGCTGGGCCAGGAGAAGAGCGTCATCCAGAGACTGGCCGAGTGGGCCAAGCTCAAGGGCGACATGTACGAGGGCCTCCCCTTCATCTCCAAGCTGTAG